The genomic segment AGTGCAGGTTAAGAAGGCAGATGGAAGTTATGAACCACCTCGGGTGATTTCTTTCAAGGTACGCAATAATCCCCAGATCAAGCAATTTAGTAGTGAAATTCTCGAAGCCCCAGTTGGATATGAAATTGTTTTGCGTTACGAAGTCGTGAATACCGATACAGTGGAGGTAAGTGGTGATAAGCAAGCAGGTGAAGTGCTTCCATGTTCCGAAGATCCAATCATGAAGGGGATCAATGTTTGTAAGGGTGAGGTGAAACGCAAAGTAAAACAAATAGGAGAAAACACCTACACACTTACAGCGGTTCGGGGTTCCAAAAACAACAGTCAAAATTTTAAGATCCAAGGGCTTAATCTTAGCCCCTCGATTCCAAGCTACGGAGTTGTGAGTAAGAATAATGATGAGCCACCCAATGAAATTCAATTGCCGAGTAGCGGCTCTTATCGAATAAAGGCGATTTGGCTGAACGAGCAATTACAAGAAGGCCCCACTGATTTTGAAAAAGAGGGCAAAGATGGTGCAATCATCACCCTCGACAAATCACAGTTACAACCCAGAACCGATTACAAGATTCGATTGGAAAAACTTGCTAAGTTACAAGGCAATGTGTTGGGTACCATGGAAAAGATCGTGACCACGGGTGATAGAGATCTGGTGTTGTGGCTACGGTTTAACGAAGATCCAACCAGCCCCACCCCCTGCGAAGGTGGTGATGCTGGGGAAACTATTTGCGACTACAGTGGAGAAAATAACCATGCCCTGAATTTTGGCGCCCCTTTTTGGACAGGCACCGCTCTTCAATTCGATGGCGTGAATGATTATGTAGAAATTCCCGATGCCCCTAGTTTGAATTTTGATGTTGGGGATACGATTAAAATGGAAGTGATGTTGGCCCCGTCTTCAATCAGTCCAACGGAAGGGGCTTTTGTTGTCACGAAAGGTAGTGGGGGTTCGCATGGTAATTACTCATTGACACTAAATTCTAATGGTAACGACGTTCGTTTTACTTACTCTAACCCCCCAGTTACCTCGTACCCCCAATATTTTTCAGGATTACCTGCTGAAAATGGGGTAAATTCCCGTATTGTTTTAACCCATACATTTGGGGATGCCAATTCTACTAACATTCAAGTGAATGATGTGACGAGTTTAGGGGCATGGAATTTTGGCACAGGTAATGAATCTCCCCACATGCCCAATTTGCCTCTTACCCTTGGGAAGCGAACCACTTTTCTGCAGTTTAATTCTTACTATTATGGTTCCATCGACGAAGTCTTAATTTATCGAAAATAGTTTTCTTAAGAACTCTTTTGCCGAAGGATATCTTGCAAGGTGACGTAGTGATGAAAATAATCTATTTCCATTGAAATTCATCAAAGAACAGGATGATGATCTTTTTTGAACTTGCCGGCATTTTCTCAGCTTGCGGATTATGTCAATTAAATATAACAAATCCGCACATAATTACTTTAAGCTTCTTTGTGCGGATTAGGCTTATACCTAGAAACTCCCCTGATTTCATAAAACCATTGGGTGTGACTTTATCGCCTTTTTATAAAATCATTTGACAAAATAACATACATTTTGATAAATTATTTTACATAATGATATATAAAAGGTTGTTTGAACTAGATCAGCTGGCTAAGGAAGAGGGGAAAAAGCAGACTAAAACCCGCTTTTTATACGAGGCCCTTCAGGCCGAAGGGGGCCGGCATTTTATTGGAATCGTGGGGCCAAGGGGTGCTGGCAAAACCGTACTTTTAAAGCAACTCGCGAGCCAGGTAAAAGATTCATTTTATCTTTCCTTGGATACCTTTAAAGAAGAAGACCTTTTTGCAATTGCCAAAACCCTTCAAGACCAATACGGCATTCAACGGCTTTTTTTAGATGAGGTGCATTTTTTCAAAGAGTTTGATTCACACATTAAGCAAATTTACGATTTCCTTCACCTGCGGGTTTACTTTACGAGCTCTGTGGCATTGGCCATGATCGAATCGTCCTACGATCTTTCTCGGCGGATCAAACTTTTTTTCTTAAATCCTTTTTCTTTTCGCGAATATCTTTTTTTTACCCAAAATATTTTGCTTCCACCTTTGAGCTTAAGCGACATTCTTGAGCGTCGTTGGGAAAAGGAGCATCTTCGCTATCCGCATGCCTTTGAAAGTTATCTCAAAGGGGGCTTGCATCCTTTTTCTCTTGAGGAGCCCGATATTTTAACGCTTTTATCAAATATTCTTCAGAGGATCCTGCATGAAGATATCCCCACCGTTGCGCGTCTTCATCTAGACGAACTTGCCAGTATTGAAAAGTTGATCACCTTCATCGCTAAATCTCCTGTCGAGGGTATCAATTACAGTTCTCTTTCAAATAACATCGGGATTACAAAATATAAGGCAGAGCAATACGTCAATTTGTTGGAAAAGGCTTTTGTGCTGATGTCGCTCATGCCTGCTGGTACGAATGTGCTGCGTGAGCCTAAGGTTCTTATGTATCTTCCCTTTCGCCTACTTTATAAAGAATACCCTGAGGCCATAGGTGCCCTCCGAGAAGATTTTACCGTGCAAATGCTCAAAACCTCTCATCAAGGGGTGACTTACTTGAAATCAAACCGAGGTGCCAAGACACCTGATTTTCTTGTTCAAAAGGATGGGAAGAAAATTATTTTGGAGGTTGGAGGCAGGGGAAAAGGGATGAGCCAATTCAAAGGGATGGATCAATTTGAGAAAGTTCGTTTTGTTCATGATGAAACAACCGAGGGGAATAGGCGCCCTCTTTTTCTATTAGGGTTCTTGGAATCCGTTGCCACTTCCCCAAAACCCCCTTGAGTCCCACCGCAAGGCTGTATATAGCAGGTTCTGAGGGAAATTATTGATGTTAAGTGCCATGTCAAGCCTACCATGTCATTCAGAGCCCAGCAGGGCGAAGAATCTTCAATTTTATCTCTGTTTTCTTCTTCTTCTTCTTCTTCTTCTCCTCCTCTTCACCTCCTGCACCACCCCATTCACACCCCCCCCCAACGCCCTATCCATCGCTATCCCCAGCCGCTGGAGCCAAGACCTAAACGCCCAAGCCACCCCCTGGCTAGCCGCCCAACTACGCGTTTACGAAATGCCTTCCCAAACCAAAGTCCACGATACCACCATGGAGGTCGATGAAACCACCGGCACCGTAAAAGCAAAGAGCTTCAAACTCCCCGGCGGCAAGACGTATAAATTCATCATCGAGTTTCAATATTTAACCCCAGGCCAGCCAATCGCCTTTGCCTACGCCGAAGTAGAAAAAGAAATCGGCGACGGCAACGCCGAAACCGTAAGTTTCACCAGCTCAGACATTCGTTATGAGGTCGACAAACAAGACCCGAACATTAGTGCCTCCATCAGCCAAGGCATCATCCCCGATTTAGACCCAGACAACGATGGCTGGAGTTCTTACCAAGAACTGAAAGACAAAGTCAGTCCAACCGATAAGACAAGTATCCCCCAACCACCAGCCCTCAAGATCAGCACCGATCAACCCCAGCAGGGGCCCGACTTATTCATCACCCTCGAAGGCGAGGACAATGCACATGTCGAAGAGATGAAGTTGAGCGACCCGATTTGTGGTGTTACAAAGATAAGTGAGGTTTCCACAAACACCAATGGCAAAGTAACTCAGAAGACCGTTTATCGATTGGATTTACTGAGCGTATCCAGTCAACTCAATTCAAGGAGTATTCAGGGGACTATTAGTGACGGGGTAACTAGCGTCCAAGGGCAAAGTAAAGAAGCAGAATTACAAAAGATCAATAGTACCCAATCGCATCCCAGTTTTGCGTTTAGCGATCCAGAACTAGGCACAGAATTGGAGGGGATGGCCACCCTTAAAGGGGTAGCCTGTGCCCGGTATGGGGTCGAGAACATAAGTCTGAAGTATAATGGGGAAGCATTGATTGGATATACAAAGGAAGAGACTAAGAATGTGCTGTTAAGAGAAATAGAAATAAGTTTCAGACAGGTTAACACCGAAGCCTTGCCGGATGGAGTTGTTAATCTTGAAGTAGAAGTGATGGATGAAAACAAGCACGCAGGGGTGGGGAATGGGCAATACAAAGTAACGAATAGTAATCCCATTAAGATTGAATCACCCAAGGGTAGGAAGTGGGTGTTTGGAAACGAACCCATATCTTTCAATGTTGTTAATCAACCCAATACAACATTGGTATTAGCAGCCGTATCCCTTGAAAAGTCAGATGAAGATATCAATGAAGATTTATTAATGGTTCCATTAAGCCCTGTTTCGACCAATTCAAATAGTGCGACCTATACCTTAGATGTAAGCCATGCCGAAGAGGGAGGGACAGTCAAGATTTTGGTGAGCGCATCTCAAAGTGATGGGAGCATTCCACCCACCCGAACGATTAAATTCAAGGTACGTAATAAGCCAAAGATTAAGACCTACCAGGCAGGGGAATTATGGAAGGGTTGGGAAGGCGGTAAGATAAGTTATGAGATTGAGAATGTAGAAAAAAACACGATCACGATTGAAGGGCAAGCGAAGCCCAGTTTGAATTGCGCTGCCGATCCTGTTAATGGGATCATGAGCTGTAAGGGTGAATTACCCATCACGCCACAACAAAATCAGATGTATCTTTTAAAGGCGAGCCGCAACAGCACAGCAAAAGAGGTTTGCGAGGAACAATGTAATGCAGACCGAAGCATTACGCCTGAAGTTACTATCCTTGGTCCTGATATGCCAAAATACGGAGTGATCAGCAATTTTCCAGGTGAAACAAGGCCCAAGCATGAGCTGACATTACCTGAAAATAATAAAGAATATCGAGTAAGAGCGATTGAATTAAATAATAATGGCCAAGAGACAGCAATGATACCGATTGATGAAAAGAAATCTGGTGGAACAAATCTTCCTTTATCCAATTTAAAACCACGCAAAGACTACAAATTCAAAGTCGAAGAAACCAGCGGCGCTCAAATTCTCAATACTTTAGAAAAAATCGTAACCACCGGTGACCAAGGTCTGGTGCTATGGCTACGGTTCAACGAAGATCCCAGCAAAAACATCATGTGCGATGGGGCCGATGATCCAGCCGAAATCATCTGCGATTATAGCGGTGAGAATAATCATGGCATTCCATTCGGCGGCCCAACGTGGCTTGAAGGGCAAGGTGCCATGTCTTTTGATGGTGTAGATGATTATATAAATATACAAAGCGCTCCCAGCCTAAATTTTAATAATGGGGAATCAATCGGCATGGATGTAAGGTTAACCGTGATGGCTTTGGACGACGGGGCTTTTGTAGTCACAAAGGGAAGTTGGGATGGATCACATGGCAATTATAGCTTCATGATGAATCCTTCGACTAATGAGTTTGGTTTTACTTTGTCTAATCCTGCTGTCACGCAGGACTTACGAGTTTATCCCAATTACTTGGTGAGCACAGGTTTCCCTATTTTAAATAATGCCTCTCACATTATTCTGACTCATAAGTTTGGGGATGCCAATTCTACCAAAATGAGCATCAATGGCGTTCCATCTCCTGGCAGTTGGACTTATGGTACAGGCAATGTGCAGCCCGATGTGCAAGACTTACCCCTAACCCTTGGCAAAAGAACACAACCTTCTCCATTCAACATCTATTACGAAGGCCTGGTGGATGAATTAATTATCTATCGAACCCATTTGGGCGATGATTATATGACGGGCACAAGTTCAGATTAAATAAAATTTTGGAATACGAACCAAATATCACCTTTATTTTTGGGGCATAGTCAAGGTTCAAATCTCTTTCCATTCATGAACATAATCAACCAGCGCTAATACGTGGTCCACCGGGGTTTCGGGCAAAATGCCGTGGCCTAGGTTGAAGATAAAACCTGGCCTATGGCCAGCCGCCTTCAGGATTTTTTCAACTTCGGGTAAAAAATCTTTGGGTTTGGAAAATAACAGCACAGGGTCAAGATTGCCCTGAATGCAAAGTTTTTCATAACCTTGAGGGAGGTGAGCTAGGTTAGCATGCCAATCTAATCCCATAACTTGGCAGCCAAGTTTGGTAAAATAAGGCAAGAGCGCCTGGGTGTTAACTCCAAAATAAATTACTGGAACGTTTTTGGGTAATTTTGCAATGAGTTTTTGGGTGTAAGGTAAAACAAATTTTTCAAAGTCTTGCGGGCTTAGACAACCCACCCAGCTATCAAAGATTTGTAAGACTTGGCACCCAGCTTTAACTTGGGCCAAGAGATAATCGCATAAAGCCGCCACTAATCTTTCCATTAAAAGGTGCCATGTCTCTGGGTCGCTATGCATAATCATTTTAGTGGGGATAAAATTTTTAGAACCCTTGCCTTCAATCATATAAGAAGCCAAGGTAAAGGGGGCCCCACAAAAGGCAATTAAAGGGATGCGAGGGTGCAGATTTTTTCGAGTGAGCCTAATGGCCTCAAGCACAAAACCTAGTGATTCTTCAATCATGGGTGGGCTTAATTTTTCGATTGCAGCTAGATCGCGAATGGGGTTTTCGATCAGGGGGCCGGTTTCTTTAAAGTCTAGTTTTAGCCCCATCGGTTCTAAAATGAGTAAAATATCCGAGAAAATAATGGCCGCATCAACCCCCAAACGTTCAACGGCTGTAATGGTTGCATCCATGCAGGCTTGCGGGTTTTTGCAAAATTCTAAAAATGAATAACCTTTTCTTTGCAATTGGTACTCGGTCATGTAGCGGCCGGCTTGACGCATGAGCCAGATAGGGATGGTATCGGTCTTTTCTAAGCGGCAGGCCTTTAAAAGATGGGAGTTTTGCAGAAGTTCTTTGGCTTGGGGGATTTGAAAACAATCTTTTACCTTGGCCCAAGCATGCTCGGCCCGTTGCTTTTTCTTTTCTATAATGGCTGGGCCATGTTTAAATGCTGCCTCGACTAGAGTTTCCATTTTATTGGGGCTTACTTCATAATCGGCAAAAATTTGTAATTCACGCAGGCGTTCGCTACAAAAAGGACCAATCGAAAAAATAGCCATTTTTGCTAAGGCCCGACGTAAAGGCAATTCGAGATGACGCGAACGGGCTATTTCTAAAAAATTATCAGCTTGGTTGGCACTGGTGAAAAGTACACAATCAACTTTTTCAGCAATCATTTCATCAATGGCTTTATTTAATGGGGTCAGGTCATCAGGGAAGCCCCATTGGTAAACTTTAAGCGGTAAAACTTTGGCCCCCATGGTTTCGAGTTCCCGGATAAAGGGGAAATTGCGGTTTCCGTATTCAAGCACCCCAAGGGTTTTATTTTGCAACAGATTATCTGCTTGTAGAATGTTGATAATCTCTTGCCAGGTGTTGGGTTGAGGGGCGGTGTAGGCAATGGGGATGCCCCAGATATTGCAAACGGTGGTGGGTTTGGGGCCACGTACCACGATCTTGGTTTTAGCTAAACCCTGTAAAATTTTTTCTTTGGAAATTTTCGTTTGTAGAATTTCTAAAAAAGTACGCGTGGCCACTCCGGTAAATAAAATAAGAAAATCAAATTCGCCTGCCGCAATTTTTTCGAAAAATTCAAAAACCTCGGCATGATCGGCGAGAGGAATTTCTTTCATCGAAGGTGCTACTAAGGCTTGCCCCCCTTGTTTTTCGATCAATTTTTCTATTTTAAGCGCCAGGCGGCTTTCGAAAGAAACTATTTTCATGACAAAAGAGAGGCTATTATAAATTACTAATCAGGTCAAACGTATCAGGGGTGCTGCCATCGATGTCTTTAAAATAACAATGGGCGGTATTTTCAGTGCCTTGGTAATTAAAAATGCAAAATAAGGCCCCGAAATTTGCGTTTTGGGTAGAGGTGTAAACCGAGGCCCACCAAGGGTTGGCAGCGAGGGAGTCGTTTTGAGCCCGAATACTATTTCCCCCTAAGCCAGAAACAAATACAAAGGTCTGACCAGCATCAAGGGTGAGGGTGCTAGAGGTAGAAACCACCGTTTGATTTTCAATGTTGCTCATTAGATAAGTGCGGGAATAAGAGTGTTCATGGGCGGTGGCAATGATAGCACCACCTAAACGGCAATTATCATAAGCCGTCCAACCCACTTCGTTGGTTTTGTCACCAACCTGCATGAACCGCTGATTTTTGTGCCAAGAGCAGATCCGCCAAATTTTATCGGTTTGGGCCAATTGTGTTGTAATGTAATCTTCGTGACCTGACCCCATGGTGCCAACTCCCGATAAAATAAAAAAGATCCCTTGATAAGTG from the Deltaproteobacteria bacterium genome contains:
- a CDS encoding ATP-binding protein produces the protein MFELDQLAKEEGKKQTKTRFLYEALQAEGGRHFIGIVGPRGAGKTVLLKQLASQVKDSFYLSLDTFKEEDLFAIAKTLQDQYGIQRLFLDEVHFFKEFDSHIKQIYDFLHLRVYFTSSVALAMIESSYDLSRRIKLFFLNPFSFREYLFFTQNILLPPLSLSDILERRWEKEHLRYPHAFESYLKGGLHPFSLEEPDILTLLSNILQRILHEDIPTVARLHLDELASIEKLITFIAKSPVEGINYSSLSNNIGITKYKAEQYVNLLEKAFVLMSLMPAGTNVLREPKVLMYLPFRLLYKEYPEAIGALREDFTVQMLKTSHQGVTYLKSNRGAKTPDFLVQKDGKKIILEVGGRGKGMSQFKGMDQFEKVRFVHDETTEGNRRPLFLLGFLESVATSPKPP
- the hemE gene encoding uroporphyrinogen decarboxylase; this encodes MKIVSFESRLALKIEKLIEKQGGQALVAPSMKEIPLADHAEVFEFFEKIAAGEFDFLILFTGVATRTFLEILQTKISKEKILQGLAKTKIVVRGPKPTTVCNIWGIPIAYTAPQPNTWQEIINILQADNLLQNKTLGVLEYGNRNFPFIRELETMGAKVLPLKVYQWGFPDDLTPLNKAIDEMIAEKVDCVLFTSANQADNFLEIARSRHLELPLRRALAKMAIFSIGPFCSERLRELQIFADYEVSPNKMETLVEAAFKHGPAIIEKKKQRAEHAWAKVKDCFQIPQAKELLQNSHLLKACRLEKTDTIPIWLMRQAGRYMTEYQLQRKGYSFLEFCKNPQACMDATITAVERLGVDAAIIFSDILLILEPMGLKLDFKETGPLIENPIRDLAAIEKLSPPMIEESLGFVLEAIRLTRKNLHPRIPLIAFCGAPFTLASYMIEGKGSKNFIPTKMIMHSDPETWHLLMERLVAALCDYLLAQVKAGCQVLQIFDSWVGCLSPQDFEKFVLPYTQKLIAKLPKNVPVIYFGVNTQALLPYFTKLGCQVMGLDWHANLAHLPQGYEKLCIQGNLDPVLLFSKPKDFLPEVEKILKAAGHRPGFIFNLGHGILPETPVDHVLALVDYVHEWKEI
- a CDS encoding metallophosphoesterase codes for the protein MKNIFYLVVLGLMLAACREPFPALPATPTPTPTATPTPTPTPETPENFTVAFIGDQGLGSDSQAVLQLIEDEGADMVLHQGDFSYNDDPDTWDQQINDILGDSFPYFASIGNHDEAAWSGYQQKLQTRLDKISGASCSGDLGVQAACTYQGIFFILSGVGTMGSGHEDYITTQLAQTDKIWRICSWHKNQRFMQVGDKTNEVGWTAYDNCRLGGAIIATAHEHSYSRTYLMSNIENQTVVSTSSTLTLDAGQTFVFVSGLGGNSIRAQNDSLAANPWWASVYTSTQNANFGALFCIFNYQGTENTAHCYFKDIDGSTPDTFDLISNL